From a region of the Sesamum indicum cultivar Zhongzhi No. 13 linkage group LG3, S_indicum_v1.0, whole genome shotgun sequence genome:
- the LOC105157188 gene encoding protein NUCLEAR FUSION DEFECTIVE 2, whose protein sequence is MDFRSFVSLAIFLSALLLSSSPQVLAEDVSSMVEASLKVSTPFSTELDTLQKQINYTFRSVGLLRRPMTHASFSEENNKALSILGASIIETSVSLQSLIKDVDISAKDLNVKIADVSKVESSCNSDGTRLGLQKIVRVSHKTNVTSPAVVCGAFRAIFGAIAIDAVSSDEAGRIYGKVHSGIGRAATM, encoded by the exons ATGGATTTCCGGAGTTTTGTTTCCCTTGCCATCTTCTTGTCCGCTCTGCTGCTCTCTTCCTCTCCTCAG GTTTTAGCAGAAGATGTATCATCAATGGTCGAGGCATCGCTTAAAGTATCGACTCCGTTTTCCACTGAACTGGATACTCTCCAGAAGCAGATCAA TTATACGTTTAGGAGTGTTGGATTGTTGCGACGCCCAATGACACATGCCTCCTTTTCGGAGGAGAACAACAAGGCATTGAGCATATTGGGTGCAAGCATAATTGAGACCTCCGTCTCGCTTCAATCACTAATCAAAGATGTGGATATTTCAGCAAAGGACTTGAACGTAAAGATTGCCGATGTATCTAAAGTGGAGAGTTCCTGTAATTCAGACGGAACCCGTCTGGGGCTGCAAAAGATAGTGAGGGTCTCACATAAGACAAATGTCACGTCTCCAGCTGTGGTTTGTGGTGCATTCCGTGCAATTTTCGGGGCAATTGCGATTGATGCTGTGAGTTCTGATGAGGCTGGGCGGATCTACGGGAAAGTTCATAGTGGCATCGGGAGAGCTGCGACTATGTAG
- the LOC105157398 gene encoding B3 domain-containing protein REM16-like, translating to MQKTTVDQPTKEVLPTTFVKNLREKLAGSVVLKTPKGGEYVVELVRNGDGVVLLKGKWKEFADAHCLQKDDTLIFKYHGNSEFDATMFDGKTGCEKVCSYFVRKEEDLVETPHNAKESVSEENTNKSKCEDDCVLISPHDNKNSSTISGSVGGRTTRKRSGKNTVCEDDIDFVSSRKGKNIMRAMRGSISGSIARKQLATKLFEGGSCDISSVEVKQNFIREDCENDIQQPKRRVVTDIEKQRTLERAFEELNDNGLLIPMRASYVYARFFLLLIFMMVFECLVKVFSLKWARSQGLKGKQELELRMDDKSWYVKFYDRETSVGLTRGWKTFVLDNGLEEDDVCLFNIVPGS from the exons ATGCAAAAAACTACAGTTGACCAGCCGACCAAAGAG GTATTACCTACAacttttgtgaaaaatttaagagaaaagTTGGCGGGAAGTGTTGTTTTGAAAACGCCCAAGGGAGGGGAATATGTCGTTGAATTGGTGAGAAATGGAGACGGTGTCGTGTTATTGAAAGGTAAGTGGAAGGAATTCGCAGATGCGCATTGTTTGCAAAAGGACGATACTTTGATTTTCAAGTATCATGGCAATTCTGAATTCGATGCTACTATGTTCGATGGAAAAACGGGTTGTGAAAAGGTATGCAGTTACTTTGTCAGGAAGGAAGAGGATCTCGTCGAGACGCCTCATAATGCAAAAGAAAGCGTGAGTGAAGAAAACACTAATAAAAGCAAATGTGAAGATGATTGCGTCTTGATTTCCCCGCACGATAATAAGAATTCTTCGACTATTAGCGGTTCGGTTGGTGGTCGGACAACAAGAAAGCGGTCGGGTAAAAATACTGTGTGCGAAGATGATATTGACTTTGTATCGTCGCGCAAGGGTAAAAACATCATGAGAGCTATGCGCGGTTCAATCAGCGGTTCGATTGCTAGGAAGCAATTGGCCACAAAATTGTTTGAAG GTGGATCGTGCGACATATCCAGCGTTGAAGTAAAACAGAATTTTATTAGAGAAGATTGTGAAA ATGATATACAACAGCCAAAACGTAGAGTCGTCACAGATATAGAGAAGCAACGGACACTGGAGAGGGCGTTTGAGGAATTAAACGACAATGGTCTCTTAATACCCATGCGAGCATCCTATGTCTATGCTAGGTTTTTCTTG cttttgatatttatgatgGTTTTTGAATGTTTGGTGAAGGTTTTCTCATTGAAATGGGCGAGAAGCCAAGGCCTGAAGGGGAAACAAGAACTGGAACTTCGCATGGATGACAAGTCGTGGTACGTGAAATTTTACGATAGGGAAACGTCGGTCGGACTAACGAGAGGCTGGAAGACGTTTGTGCTGGACAACGGGTTGGAAGAGGACGACGTGTGTTTGTTCAACATCGTTCCCGGGTCGTAG
- the LOC105157184 gene encoding RING-H2 finger protein ATL47, whose translation MGRISPVVLLVIVILAIGFFILGLLQLLIRCLFKRPSFSSISQSNRLTDASGSHTFQRQLQQLFRLHDSGLDQALIDALPVFYYKDIVGLKEPFDCAVCLCEFSDGDKLKFLPNCSHAFHVHCIETWLLSNSTCPLCRSFIGSWNPMESPMFNFDHAIDQWSLSCPDGGNDSSSSSRWPGISQENAGPAGIFSVRLGKFRSSNEGVESEEKRKNEVSSCGSSIDARRCYSMGAFQYIVADANLQVALSREIGVSMKAIVRYNKEQFANNTDMDTKKINPRSRGDSFSVSKIWLWSKKGKFPSSSDTNENITPPMPKGSNLV comes from the coding sequence ATGGGCAGAATTAGCCCAGTTGTTCTCTTGGTTATAGTGATTCTAGCTATTGGCTTCTTCATACTTGGCCTACTCCAGCTTCTCATCAGATGCCTGTTCAAGAGGCcatcattttcttcaatttcacAGTCCAATAGACTCACAGATGCATCCGGTTCCCACACATTTCAGAGGCAATTGCAGCAGCTCTTCCGGTTGCACGATTCTGGTCTTGACCAGGCTTTGATTGATGCTCTGCCAGTCTTCTACTATAAGGACATAGTGGGGTTAAAGGAACCATTTGATTGTGCTGTTTGTCTGTGTGAGTTTTCGGACGGTGACAAGCTTAAGTTTCTTCCCAATTGTAGTCATGCCTTTCATGTTCATTGTATAGAAACATGGCTGTTGTCAAACTCAACATGCCCTTTATGCAGAAGCTTCATTGGTTCTTGGAATCCTATGGAAAGCCCCATGTTCAATTTCGATCATGCAATCGATCAATGGAGTTTATCTTGTCCTGATGGGGGCAACGACTCGTCTTCCTCCAGCCGTTGGCCGGGAATTTCGCAAGAAAATGCTGGTCCAGCAGGGATATTTTCTGTTCGGCTAGGAAAGTTCAGAAGCTCGAATGAAGGAGTAGAAAGTGaagaaaaacgaaaaaatGAGGTTAGCAGCTGCGGTAGTAGTATTGATGCTAGAAGATGTTATTCTATGGGTGCATTCCAGTACATAGTTGCTGATGCGAATCTGCAAGTCGCGTTATCAAGGGAAATTGgtgttagtatgaaagcaaTAGTTCGATACAATAAGGAGCAATTTGCCAATAATACAGATATGGATACAAAGAAGATTAATCCTAGGAGTAGAGGTGATAGTTTCTCTGTTTCCAAGATCTGGCTCTGGTCCAAGAAAGGCAAATTTCCAAGTTCTTCGGATACAAATGAAAACATCACACCACCTATGCCTAAAGGAAGTAATTTAGTGTGA
- the LOC105157187 gene encoding uncharacterized protein LOC105157187: MESREFSRQSSEPIVVDEELFQSRSRRCCWFFPCFERPGNSSPSPAVVGLTWWQKIRAVSESGSSNSLWARGVGALKKIREWSEIVAGPRWKTFIRRFNRNRSGSRHVNFQYDPLSYAMNFDEGPGQNSHFDEEEEDGYYSRNFSSRYAKGSMDLGKDGPTFV, translated from the coding sequence ATGGAAAGCCGTGAGTTTTCGCGCCAAAGCTCGGAACCCATAGTCGTTGACGAGGAGCTCTTCCAGAGCCGTAGCCGCCGGTGCTGCTGGTTCTTCCCGTGTTTCGAAAGGCCCGGGAACTCCTCCCCCTCTCCGGCCGTCGTCGGATTGACGTGGTGGCAGAAGATACGGGCGGTTTCCGAGAGCGGGAGCAGCAACTCACTGTGGGCCCGTGGCGTGGGCGCGCTGAAGAAGATCCGTGAGTGGTCGGAGATCGTGGCGGGGCCGAGGTGGAAGACGTTCATCCGGCGGTTCAATCGGAACAGGAGCGGGAGCAGGCACGTGAATTTCCAGTACGACCCCCTGAGTTACGCCATGAACTTCGACGAGGGGCCGGGGCAAAACAGTCATTTCGACGAAGAGGAGGAGGACGGGTACTACTCACGCAACTTCTCCTCCAGGTACGCCAAGGGATCCATGGACCTCGGCAAGGACGGTCCCACTTTCGTTTAA
- the LOC105157186 gene encoding RNA-dependent RNA polymerase 2 — MTITNMDMARPTLTVKVSNIPQTAIAQELLSFLESTLGKGTVFAIEIFTEHKNWKSRGHGRVQFDSPEAKIKALSLSEQRKLLFKGFYISISPSFEDVIIRPVEPRNRVGYGGGMVLLAGVMVRADCMGILESWDGVRLWFMPERKKLEFFVNHEGECYKLEVQFGDVLETRGCYLDGDGKKVDAILLKLKHAPKVYRKISGPKVASKFATDRYHICKEDFDFLWVRTTDFSNLKSIGYLSSLCWEIEEGLSSSDIYSSLPYYSKDVMELTLEGGVKFNHSSDLVPLVTNYPDFKLPYEVLFQLISLVHTQKMSLAAVDTDLFQILGRLDVDTALLILNKMHKLHSTCYDPKSFIKNQSSITGQSGKSMTAVASKRLTDQNVMSCHRVLVTPSKIYCMGPELETSNYIVKNFASYASDFLRVTFVDEDWGRLPATAVSMSIEQGIFAKPYRTDIYHRILSVLRDGIIIGDKNFQFLAFSASQLRSNAVWMFASNDHVKAEDIREWMGCFNKIRSISKCAARMGQLFSSSMQTLEVHPRDYDLIPDIEVTTDGVKYCFSDGIGKISYAFAKDIARKLGLPHIPSAFQIRYGGYKGVIAVDRKSFRKLALRESMRKFESNNYMLNITKWSESQPCYLNREIITLLSTLGVEDCIFLAMQDEQLQHLGKMLTKKEAALNVLESTGGGEMKSILARMLLQGYEPNKEPYLLTMLQSHLENQLSDLRSRCRIFVPRGRVLVGCLDETATLEYGQVYVRLTMNKSELQCGDQRYFQRVDETTSVVKGKVVVTKNPCLHPGDVRVLEAVCDIKLQENNLVDCLVFPQKGDRPHPNECSGGDLDGDLYFISWDENLIPPRTVDPMDYTGRRPRIMDHDVTLEEIEKFFADYMISDTLGTISTAHLIHADREPEKALSPKCLELATLHSMAVDFAKTGAPAEMPRTLKPREFPDFMERWEKPMYISRGVLGKLYRATIQFIHKTKPTTNVSNKISSDAFDHDLLVDGYEDFLETAESHKAQYLDKMETLLNYYGAESEVEILTGDMQKKSAYLQRDNRRYGEVKDRIMVSVKSLMKEVKGWFRSSCSEAEQQKLASAWYFVTYHPTYSHGSANCLGFPWAVGNILLDIKSAKNVKHIDNSVE; from the exons atgaCCATCACCAACATGGACATGGCAAGACCCACACTCACAGTAAAAGTATCAAACATCCCACAAACAGCCATAGCCCAAGAGCTCTTGTCCTTCCTCGAGTCCACACTCGGGAAAGGCACAGTCTTTGCTATTGAAATCTTCACAGAGCACAAGAACTGGAAGTCAAGAGGCCATGGCCGCGTGCAGTTCGACAGCCCAGAAGCCAAGATCAAAGCTTTATCACTGTCTGAACAAAGAAAGCTGCTTTTCAAAGGGTTTTATATCTCGATCTCCCCCTCCTTTGAGGATGTTATTATTAGGCCCGTGGAGCCAAGAAACAGGGTGGGATATGGTGGGGGTATGGTTTTGCTTGCCGGGGTTATGGTTAGAGCTGATTGCATGGGAATCTTGGAATCTTGGGATGGGGTTAGGTTGTGGTTTATGCCTGAGAGGAAGAAGCTTGAGTTTTTCGTGAATCATGAGGGGGAGTGTTATAAGTTGGAGGTTCAGTTTGGGGATGTGTTGGAGACTAGAGGGTGTTATTTGGATGGGGATGGTAAGAAAGTTGATGCTATCCTTTTGAAG CTCAAACATGCACCGAAAGTATATAGAAAGATTTCTGGACCAAAGGTTGCTTCAAAATTCGCTACTGACCGATATCACATATGCAAAGAAGATTTTGACTTTCTCTGGGTTCGAACGactgatttttcaaatttgaagtCAATTGGATATTTGTCTTCTCTCTGTTGGGAGATTGAAGAAGGATTATCTAGTTCAGACATATATTCCTCGTTGCCCTACTATTCTAAAGATGTGATGGAACTAACACTTGAAGGAGGAGTTAAATTCAATCACTCCTCTGATTTAGTTCCACTTGTTACAAATTACCCTGATTTCAAATTACCGTATGAGGTCCTTTTTCAGCTTATTTCACTTGTACATACTCAAAAGATGAGCCTTGCTGCAGTCGATAccgatctttttcagatcctCGGCAGATTAGATGTGGACACTGCATTATTAATTCTGAACAAAATGCACAAGTTGCACTCCACTTGTTATGATCCTAAGTCATTTATCAAGAATCAATCTTCCATCACCGGTCAGAGTGGTAAGAGTATGACTGCAGTGGCTTCTAAGAGATTAACGGATCAGAACGTGATGAGTTGTCATAGAGTTCTTGTGACTCCATCAAAGATCTACTGCATGGGTCCTGAACTCGAAACTTCCAACTACATAGTGAAGAACTTTGCTTCATACGCTTCAGACTTCCTGAGGGTCACTTTTGTTGATGAAGATTGGGGAAGGCTTCCTGCCACTGCTGTTTCTATGAGTATTGAGCAAGGCATCTTTGCAAAGCCTTACAGAACGGATATTTATCATCGGATTCTATCTGTTCTCCGAGATGGGATTATTATTGGAGACAAAAACTTCCAATTCTTGGCCTTTTCTGCCAGTCAACTACGTTCAAATGCGGTTTGGATGTTTGCTTCAAATGATCATGTTAAAGCAGAAGATATCAGAGAGTGGATGGGCTGCTTTAACAAGATCAGAAGCATCTCAAAATGTGCAGCTAGGATGGGTCAGTTGTTTAGCTCGTCAATGCAAACTCTGGAGGTCCACCCTCGGGATTATGATCTTATTCCTGATATTGAAGTAACAACCGATGGTGTGAAATATTGCTTTTCTGATGGAATTGGGAAGATTTCCTATGCATTTGCTAAAGATATTGCCAGGAAGTTGGGTTTGCCTCATATCCCTTCAGCATTTCAGATCCGTTATGGTGGCTATAAAGGGGTAATAGCTGTTGACCGCAAATCCTTCCGGAAGCTAGCACTACGAGAAAGCATGCGTAAGTTTGAGTCCAACAACTATATGCTTAACATTACCAAGTGGAGTGAGTCCCAGCCTTGCTACTTGAACAGGGAGATTATTACATTGTTATCGACCTTGGGTGTAGAGGACTGCATATTCTTAGCAATGCAAGACGAACAACTTCAACACCTGGGCAAAATGCTGACAAAAAAAGAGGCGGCATTGAATGTTTTGGAGAGTACTGGTGGAGGTGAAATGAAAAGCATCTTAGCACGGATGTTGCTTCAAGGCTATGAGCCAAACAAGGAGCCTTACCTATTGACAATGCTTCAATCACATCTCGAGAACCAGCTTTCTGATCTGAGAAGCAGGTGTCGTATATTTGTTCCAAGGGGCCGTGTCTTAGTCGGATGCCTGGATGAAACGGCAACTTTGGAGTATGGCCAGGTTTATGTTCGACTAACCATGAATAAGTCTGAGCTACAGTGCGGTGATCAGAGATATTTCCAGAGGGTGGATGAGACGACTTCTGTGGTTAAAGGCAAAGTTGTGGTCACGAAGAATCCATGTCTTCATCCAGGTGACGTCAGGGTTCTAGAAGCTGTATGCGATATAAAACTACAGGAGAATAATCTAGTGGATTGCCTTGTTTTCCCCCAGAAAGGAGATAG GCCTCACCCAAATGAATGCTCTGGTGGTGACCTTGATGGTGATCTGTATTTTATAAGCTGGGACGAAAATCTCATCCCCCCCAGAACTGTGGACCCAATGGACTACACTGGACGACGACCAAGAATCATGGATCACGATGTGACCTTAGAG gaaattgagaaatttttcGCCGATTACATGATCAGCGATACTCTAGGCACCATCTCCACTGCACATCTGATCCATGCAGACCGTGAGCCTGAAAAAGCTCTGAGTCCCAAATGTCTCGAGTTAGCGACCCTTCACTCTATGGCCGTTGATTTCGCCAAAACTGGAGCTCCAGCCGAGATGCCCAGAACTCTGAAACCTCGAGAATTCCCCGACTTCATGGAGAGGTGGGAGAAGCCCATGTACATCTCACGAGGCGTATTAGGCAAGCTTTACCGTGCCACAATCCAATTCATTCATAAAACAAAGCCAACCACCAATGTCTCGAACAAGATTTCTTCAGATGCATTTGATCACGATCTTCTCGTAGATGGCTATGAGGATTTCCTCGAAACTGCTGAAAGTCACAAAGCACAGTACTTGGATAAAATGGAGACACTGTTGAACTATTACGGGGCGGAGAGTGAAGTAGAGATACTAACCGGCGATATGCAGAAGAAGTCGGCATATTTGCAACGAGATAACCGTAGATACGGCGAGGTGAAGGATCGGATCATGGTGTCCGTTAAAAGCCTGATGAAAGAGGTCAAGGGGTGGTTCAGGAGCAGCTGCAGCGAAGCTGAGCAACAGAAACTGGCATCAGCCTGGTATTTTGTGACCTATCACCCGACTTACTCTCATGGCAGCGCAAATTGTTTGGGATTTCCATGGGCTGTGGGTAACATCTTGCTCGACATAAAGTCGGCCAAGAACGTTAAGCACATCGACAACTCAGTCGAATAA